Within Sporosarcina sp. PTS2304, the genomic segment TGCAAGCACAACAAGAACAGTTAAATATGCAATTGACTATGTTGGATGATGATGAATATATTGCAAAATTAGCGCGTAAAGAATATTTCCTTTCTGAATCCAACGAGATCATTTTTTCTATTCCTGACAAGAAAAAAGAGTCAGAAAAAGAGATGAGAAAAGAGTAGTCATGTTGACACTCTTTTTTTGTTGGCTATAATATAAGTAGGAGCTTGTAAAATACAGGCACTGCCAATATGGTTGATAGGCTTACGAGCCGCTTAAAACTTAAGGAGGAGCATTTTTTTTATGTCAATTGAAGTAGGCAGCAAGTTAGAGGGTAAAGTAACCGGGATCACAAATTTTGGGGCATTTGTTGAATTGCCAAGCGGATCCACAGGATTAGTCCATATTAGTGAAGTAGCTGACAATTACGTCAAAGATATAAATGACCATTTAAAAGTTGGCGATATGGTTGAAGTAAAAGTTATGAATGTGGGATCTGACGGTAAAATCGGTCTTTCCATCCGTAAGGCAAAGCCAGAGTCAGAACGTCCGCAACGTCCACAGCGTCCGCAAAGACCTCGTCCAGGCAGCAAGCCGAGCTTTGAACGTCCAGAGAATTTCGAGCAAAAAATGGCGAAATTCATGAAAGACAGCGAAGAACGTTTAACTACTTTAAAGAGAGCAACGGAGTCTAAACGTGGCGGCCGTGGCGCTAGAAGAGGATAACTTGCTGACTGTTTCAACTGTCTTAAGTTAGTAAAGCGTATGATCAACAGTTGTTGATCATACGCTTTTTTTATAGGCAAAACAAAAAACTCCTTCGCCTGAGCGGAGGAGTTTTATTATATAGCGGCGGAGGGAGTCGAACCCACGACCTTACGGGTATGAACCGGACGCTCTAGCCAGCTGAGCTACGCCGCCATGAATACTAGCTGTGCGGTGAAACAAGAACTTTTCAAACGCAACGTCTTCTATCATACAAGGGAAATCAGAAAGTGTCAACTATCTTTTGTAAAAAGAAAAAACATACGGAATACGTCGAAATGTTTTAAGGGTAGCCTGTCACAAACAGACAAAATTTCTTCAGACCCCCATGTATAGTTGCTAGTAAGAGAACATAGGGGGTATGGGAAATGAAGATGATTGATAATATCGAAAGACCATTTGGCCAACAAATCAGAGAACCATGGCAGTGGCTGATCAACCGTAAAGTCTATATATTGACAGCAATTCTTTTCTTAGTCGGATCGTTCTTTCTATCGCAAGCAGTAGTATTCGACATGGCAGTTCCGTTCTTTTTACCGATTTGGGCATTAGCAAGTATGAGGTATCGTCAACATATGATTTATGTTTTTATAGGTGGAATGATAGGAAGTTCTTTTTTAGGGATGGGACAAGCAGTGATCCATCTGACGCAATTATTGCTATTTCACACAGCCATTAAAATACCCGTGATGAAAAAGTCTATTCCAGTCGCTGTGGCAGCCAGTATGATTTTACCGCAAATCG encodes:
- a CDS encoding S1 domain-containing RNA-binding protein yields the protein MSIEVGSKLEGKVTGITNFGAFVELPSGSTGLVHISEVADNYVKDINDHLKVGDMVEVKVMNVGSDGKIGLSIRKAKPESERPQRPQRPQRPRPGSKPSFERPENFEQKMAKFMKDSEERLTTLKRATESKRGGRGARRG